The window TCCCGGACCGGCGGAAAACAACCCGGCACCTATGAGCATAGATATCCAACGGCCGGGCCACCCGGTCAAACGCGTCCCGCGGCCGGCCAGCCGAGCCGGAGGCTCGCCGCGCAATCAGCCCGACTGCTCCAGATGTCCGCCTGTCCGAGGCACCGATGTCCGCGGCCCGGGCCGGGCGACCAGCGGGAACGGGTTGTCCGCGCACGTCCGGGTACCTCGGCCAGGAATCCAAACCGGTAGCGCAGCGTCGCAATCCGGATACAGAAGGACGAGGGAGGCGAACCGATGTGAGCGCGATCGCGCGGACGGCCGCGAGAGCCACGACGGCCGGGCAGGCGAAACCGGACGAGGCCGCACGAACATGGTTAAGGCCCTGCGTCGCGGAGGGGATCGGCACGTTCTTCCTGGTGCTCGGCGGCGTCGGCACGGCCGTGCTCGCCGGCGGCTTCATGGGGGCGCTCGGGGTCGCGCTCGCCTTCGGCCTGACCCTGCTCGTACTGGTCTATGTGATCGGCCCGGTCTCCGGCTGCCATGTGAACCCGGCGGTGACGGTCGGCCTGTGCGCGGCACGCAAGATCACGCCCAAGCTCGCCGGCGCCTACATCGTCGCGCAGTGCCTGGGCGCGATCCTCGCCGCGGCGACGGTCTGGCTGATCGCCGACTCCGGGCCGTTCGGCTACTCAGCCGGGGCGCAGGGCCTCGGCGCGAACGGGTACGGCGTGCACTCGCCCAGCGGCTTCGGCCTCGGCGGGGCGTTCCTGGCGGAGCTGGTCCTCACCGGCCTGCTCGTGTTCACCGTGCTCGGCGCGACCCACGTCCAGGCCCCGGTCGGTTTCGCCGGCATCGCGATCGGCTTCGTGCTGACCGTCGGCAACCTGGTCGCGATCCCGATCGACAACGCGTCGATCAACCCGGCGCGCAGCCTGGGCCCGGCGGTGTTCGCCGGCGGGTGGGCACTCGGCCAGCTGTGGCTGTTCATCGTCGCGCCGCTCATCGGGGCGCTGCTCGCGGCGGCCATCCATCTGGCGTTGCGGCCTGGGCCGCGGGTCCGCACGTCGACGGCCTTCCGGGCGCTGCCGGAGGAGTCCGCGTACCGACTCGCGCAGGAGGCGGCGCGGCTCGAGGGTGTGCGGCTGTCGCTGGAGGACCTGATCCGGATACCGGTCGGCGGCCCGCACCGGCCGGACGCACGGCGCGAGCCGGTCGCGTCGACGGCGCGGGCGCGGTCGGACGGGGCTGCCTCAGACCTCTATCCGGACGACCAGCCCAGGGGCGACACGAGGATGTCCCGCGCGGACCGGCCCGGCACGGACCAATCCAGCGCCGACCGATCCGACCGATTCGGCGGGCGCTAGGGACGCGAGGCGAAGTACCAGCTCACGCGGCCGGGCCCCGATCCTGAGGCTCGGCCGCCGGGCTGGGGCTTGGCCACCGGGCCGAGGGCTTGGCCACCGGGCCGGAGGCGCGGGAGGAGGCGGTCAGGAGGCTCTGGGTTCCCGCTGGGAGGGTTCCTGCTGGGGACGCGGCCACGCCGGGTCCCGCAGGGGCCGCACCGGGGGGAAGTACTCGCGCCTGGCGGGGACGCTGACCAGCTCCCGCTCTGGATAGCGCACGGCGGTGAGCGCGCCGCCGAAGCAGCAGCCGGTGTCCAGGCACAGGGTGTTGTTCACCCATTCGTGCTCGTCCGCCGGGGTGTGACCGTAAAGCACCATCGCCCGGCCGCGGTAATCCTCCGCCCACGGTAACCGGACCGGCAACCCGTACTCGTCGCGTTCCCCGGTGGTGTCACCGAAGAGCGCGAACGCCAGCACCCGGCCGGAGTCGCGGCCGTGGTAGGCCTCCTTCAGCCCCGCGTGGGCGACGACCAGGGCGCCGCCGTCCAGCACCAGGTGCCCGGCGAGCCGGGCGCAGAAAGCGAACGCCTCGGCGAGGAACCCTTCCGGCTCCGCGACCAGCAGCTCCAGGGTACGGGCGAGGTTCCGGCCGACCTTCACCCGGCCGCCCGGACCGGCTCCCCGCAACGCCCTGACCAGCTTGTGCTCGTGGTTGCCCGCGACGGCGAGCGCGTCGCCGGTCGCGGCCATGCCCATCGCGAGGCGCAGCACGCCGGCCGGGTCCGGCCCACGGTCGATGAGGTCGCCGACGAAGACGACGCGCCGACCGGCCGGATGGCGCGCGCCGACCGGCCGGCCCGCCTCGTCCCGGTGCAGGACGTAGCCGAGCCGGTCGAGCAGCTCCTCGAGCTCCTCGCGGCAGCCGTGCACGTCGCCGATGACGTCGAACGGCCCGTGCTCGTCGCGCCGGTCGACCGCCGACCGCCGGGTGGCGACAGTGGCGGCGTCCACCTCGGCGGCCGAGCGCAGCACGTGGACGGCCGCGAACCCGTCGCCGGCGAGCGTGGGAACGCCTGCGCGCAGCTGGGCGTACTGGCGCCTGACCACCCCGGCGGCGACGGGCCGGCTGGCCCGCTCCCCCGCGCGGCGGACGCACAGCTGTTCGGGCAGGTCGAGCACGACCGCGACGGCCGGGACGTCGTACTCCGCCGCGAGCTCCAGCAACGGACGGCGCGCCGCCGGCTCGACGTTGGTGGCGTCCACGACGGTCAGCAGACCCCTGGCCAGCCGGTGCCGGATGACCAGGTGCGCCACCTCGAACGCGGCCTGGGTCGCCGACTGGTCACGCTCGTCGTCGGCGACCATCGCCCGGCAGGCGTCCGACGACACGACCTGGGCGGGCCGGAAGTGCCGGGCCGCGAAGGCCGACTTCCCGCTGCCGGCGATGCCGACCAGGACGACCAGGCACAGCGCCGGCACGTACAGCGGTTCGGGCAGCGGATCGGACACGTCCCTATTGTTCCCGAGCGCCGCGCGCCGATTCCGCCCGCTGGAATACCCGGCTGCCCGTTGGTGCCCGGCGCGGTCACGCCCTCGGGGGCCGGGCTGCCCGGATCACGCCGGCCCGGCGGAGCGCGACCTGGCGGCGAAGGCGGCGATCAGCTCTCGCGAGGCCTCCGGGGCCGCCGCCACCCGCTCGGCGCCGCCGAGGCCGGCGACGTAGATCTCCACCTCGGTGGGCTCCTCGATGAACCGCGGCATGCCGAGCCGCTCGGCATAGGCGACGGGCCCGAGGTCCTGGTCATCGAAGCCGAACACGGTGAAGGCGACGCCTTCGGCGCCGTGCGCCGGCGCCGTGAACGGGATGACCCGCACCGCCACGCCTGGCGTCTCGACGCGGCGAAGGATGTGGTCCCACTGCCCGGCCATCACCTCGGGGCCACCGATCACCCGGTGGAGCACAGCCTCGTCCAGGAGCACGGTCAGCAGGGGCGGCCGCTCACGGTCGAGCAGGCGCTGGCGGCGCAGGCGCAGCGCGACCCGGCGGTCCCACGCCTCGGCTCTCGCGCCCCTCACCGCGCCGAACAGCGCGCTGGCGTAGTCGGGGGTCTGCAACAGGCCGGGAACGACGGAGGTGCTGTGCACCCGGATGCTGGTGGCGCCGTCCTCCAGCCCGAAGAACGTGGCGGAGCCGGCCGGGAACAGGTCCATGTACTCCTGCCACCACTCTCGGCCGCGGGCCTGTCTGACCAGTTCCTCCAGATCCCGGCGCTCGGCCTCGTCGACCTCGACCAGACTCACGATCGCCGCCAGGTCCTGGATACGAATGCCGGAGATGCCGGTCTCCATCCGGCTGACCTTCGCCGCGGAGCACTCCAGCCCGCGGGCCAGCTCCTCGATCGTCAGCCCAGACCGTTGCCGGTACCGCCGGACGCCCTGCGCGAGCCGCCGACGGGCGACGACCACGTTCGTCGCCATGACGAAGCCTCCAACTCCCCCACCACAGCCTTTTCCTACCCCGTGGGCCGATCCAGGCACCGGCAGCGTACTTCGCACCGAAATTTGTAAGTTGCAATTTGACGCTCGGATCGCCGTGGCGAGGCCGGCGGCCGGAGCCCTCTGGTTGTCCACAGCCGGGACGGCGCGGGCGACCTTGTCGCAGCGGCCTCCTACAGTGGCCGGGTGACCTTGCCTGTGACCGAGACCCCGGGCGCCTCCGTCCAGGCGCCGAGCTCACCCCCGCCGGCCTCGGCGGCCGCCGCGAGTCCGGTGGGCGCGGCCCAGCAGGTGCTGCGGCGGGTGTTCGGCTACGAGTCGTTCCGCGACGGGCAGCAGGAGATCATCGAGCACGTCATCGACGGAGGCGACGCGCTCGTGCTGATGCCGACGGGCGGTGGGAAGAGTCTCTGCTACCAGATCCCCGCGCTCGTCCGGCCCGGCACCGGGGTCGTGGTCTCGCCGCTGATCGCGCTCATGCAGGACCAGGTCGACGCGCTGCGGGCGCTCGGCGCGCGGGCCGACTTCGTCAACTCCACCCAGGACCCCGACCAGCGCAGGACGGTGGAGGCGCTCTTCCTCGCCGGGGAGCTGGACCTGCTCTACCTGGCGCCCGAGCGCCTGCGGCTGCCGTCGACGATGGACCTGCTCGGCCGGGGCAAGATCGCACTGTTCGCGATCGACGAGGCTCACTGTGTCGCGCAGTGGGGCCACGACTTCCGGCCCGACTACCTGGCACTGTCGGCGCTGCGGGAACGCTGGCCGGACATCCCGCGGGTCGCGCTCACCGCGACGGCGACCCCGGCGACGCACCAGGAGATCACCGACCGGCTCGGCCTGGAGAACGCCCGGCACTTCGTCGCCGACTTCGACCGGCCGAACATCTCCTACCGGATCGTGCCGAAGAAGGAGCCGAAGCGGCAGCTGCTCGACCTGCTGCGCACGGAGCACGCCGGCGACGCGGGCATCGTCTACTGCCTGTCGCGGTCGTCCGTCGAGCAGACCGCCGACTTCCTCGTCACGAACGGAATCGCCGCGCTGCCGTACCACGCGGGCCTGGACTCGCGGGTCCGGGCGACGAACCAGTCGCGGTTCCTGCGCGAGGACGGCCTGGTCATGGTCGCCACCATCGCGTTCGGCATGGGCATCGACAAGCCGGACGTACGCTTCGTCGCCCACCTCGACCTGCCGAAGTCGCTCGAGGGCTACTACCAGGAGACCGGCCGCGCCGGCCGCGACGGCCTGCCATCCACCGCCTGGCTCGCCTACGGCCTGCAGGACGTCGTCCAGCTCCGCAAGATGATCGACTCGTCGGACGGCGACGTGGCGCACCGCCGCCGCCAGAGCGCCCACCTCGACGCGATGCTGGCGCTGTGCGAGGCGGTCGAGTGCCGCCGCGCCGGCCTGCTCGCCTACTTCGGGCAGGAACGCGCCGGCTCCTGCGGCAACTGCGACACCTGCCTGTCCCCGCCCGAGACCTGGGACGGGACGGTCGCCGCGCAGAAACTGCTCTCGACCGTGCTGCGCCTGGCCAGGGAGCGCCGGCAGAAGTTCGGCGCCGGCCAGGCCATCGACATCCTGCTCGGTCGCACCACCCCGAAGGTGACCCAGCACGAGCACCAGACGCTGACCGTCTTCGGGATCGGCACCGAGCTGAACGAGTCGCAGTGGCGCGGCGTCGTCCGCCAGCTGCTGGCACAGGGGCTGCTCACCGTCGAGGGCGAGCACGGCACCCTGGTGCTCACCGACGCGAGCGCCGAGGTGCTGCGCGGGGCGCGCAAGGTCCCGATGCGCCGCGACCCCGAACGCCCCGCCAGGACATCCGGCGGCTCCCGCGGCGGCGGGTCGGCCGAGGGCAAGGCCAAGCGCGCCGCCGCGGTCGTCGACCTGTCGGCCGAGGCCACCGCCGTCTTCGAGCGGCTACGCGCCTGGCGCGCCGCCAGCGCCAAGGAGCAGGGCGTGCCCGCCTACGTCATCTTCCACGACGCCACCCTGCGGGAGATCGCGAGCCGGTCTCCCGCCACCCTCACGGAGCTGGCCACCATCAACGGCGTGGGCGAGAACAAGCTCGCCAAGTACGGCCAGCAGGTCCTCGACACCCTCGCCGGCTGACCCCGGTCAGGCGCGCCTGACCGGGGTCAGGCGGCGGGAGTGGTGACCAGGACGGGGCGGTCGGCGAGGGTGACCCGGACGGAGGCTCCGGGGGCGAGGTCGCCGACCTCGAACGTGGCCAGGTCCGCGACGACCAGGCCGGCGTCGCTGGCCGTCATGCCGTCCGCGATC of the Pseudofrankia saprophytica genome contains:
- a CDS encoding helix-turn-helix domain-containing protein, whose product is MATNVVVARRRLAQGVRRYRQRSGLTIEELARGLECSAAKVSRMETGISGIRIQDLAAIVSLVEVDEAERRDLEELVRQARGREWWQEYMDLFPAGSATFFGLEDGATSIRVHSTSVVPGLLQTPDYASALFGAVRGARAEAWDRRVALRLRRQRLLDRERPPLLTVLLDEAVLHRVIGGPEVMAGQWDHILRRVETPGVAVRVIPFTAPAHGAEGVAFTVFGFDDQDLGPVAYAERLGMPRFIEEPTEVEIYVAGLGGAERVAAAPEASRELIAAFAARSRSAGPA
- the recQ gene encoding DNA helicase RecQ codes for the protein MTLPVTETPGASVQAPSSPPPASAAAASPVGAAQQVLRRVFGYESFRDGQQEIIEHVIDGGDALVLMPTGGGKSLCYQIPALVRPGTGVVVSPLIALMQDQVDALRALGARADFVNSTQDPDQRRTVEALFLAGELDLLYLAPERLRLPSTMDLLGRGKIALFAIDEAHCVAQWGHDFRPDYLALSALRERWPDIPRVALTATATPATHQEITDRLGLENARHFVADFDRPNISYRIVPKKEPKRQLLDLLRTEHAGDAGIVYCLSRSSVEQTADFLVTNGIAALPYHAGLDSRVRATNQSRFLREDGLVMVATIAFGMGIDKPDVRFVAHLDLPKSLEGYYQETGRAGRDGLPSTAWLAYGLQDVVQLRKMIDSSDGDVAHRRRQSAHLDAMLALCEAVECRRAGLLAYFGQERAGSCGNCDTCLSPPETWDGTVAAQKLLSTVLRLARERRQKFGAGQAIDILLGRTTPKVTQHEHQTLTVFGIGTELNESQWRGVVRQLLAQGLLTVEGEHGTLVLTDASAEVLRGARKVPMRRDPERPARTSGGSRGGGSAEGKAKRAAAVVDLSAEATAVFERLRAWRAASAKEQGVPAYVIFHDATLREIASRSPATLTELATINGVGENKLAKYGQQVLDTLAG